In a genomic window of Tissierella sp. Yu-01:
- the pyk gene encoding pyruvate kinase — protein sequence MKKTKIVATIGPASESKEVLRKLFSNGVNVCRLNFSHGSHEEHQKRIDTIKEVRTEMDLPIAIMLDTKGPEIRLGDFKEGTIEINQDDIFTLTSRDILGDNTIVSVTYKGLPNDVEVGGRILIDDGLVELQVLEIIDNTDIKCIAINSGTLKNHKGVNVPNVKINLPAVTEKDIEDIKFGIKNEIDFVAVSFVRTANDVNVIRRILEENAGQHIELISKIESQQGVDNIDEILQVSDGIMVARGDLGVEVQTEEIPLIQKMLIQKCNIAGKPVITATQMLDSMMRNPRPTRAEVTDVANAILDGSSAIMLSGETAAGKYPVEAVKMMHSIAITTEDSLDYGELLKARTAMTQLTITNAIGKATCTTAQDLDVAAIITATSSGHTSKAISKFRPKAPIIAVTTTESVRRKLALEWGVYPITAPVSTSTDEVLENSISAAIKNEYVSEGDLVVITAGIPVGLSGTTNMIKVHTIGKVLLIGQGIGNKVGTGRVCIGNSEEDLLANFEDGDIIVTNCTHKEMVTFMERASAIIAEEGGLTSHSAIVGLNLEKPTIVGAKDARSILKNGDIVTVDSSTGQVFNGQARVL from the coding sequence ATGAAAAAAACAAAAATTGTAGCTACAATAGGACCTGCATCTGAATCAAAGGAAGTTCTGAGAAAGCTATTTTCGAATGGCGTAAATGTATGTAGACTAAACTTTTCTCATGGAAGCCACGAAGAACATCAAAAGAGAATTGACACAATAAAAGAAGTAAGAACTGAGATGGATTTACCTATTGCCATAATGCTGGATACAAAAGGCCCAGAAATCAGACTTGGAGATTTTAAAGAAGGAACTATCGAAATCAATCAGGACGACATATTTACCTTAACATCCAGGGATATTCTAGGTGACAACACCATAGTAAGCGTAACATATAAAGGTTTACCAAATGATGTAGAAGTTGGTGGAAGAATATTAATTGATGATGGATTAGTAGAGTTACAGGTACTTGAGATTATTGATAATACAGATATAAAATGTATTGCAATAAATAGTGGTACTCTAAAAAATCATAAAGGTGTAAACGTACCAAATGTTAAGATAAATCTTCCTGCTGTTACAGAAAAGGATATTGAAGATATTAAGTTTGGAATTAAAAATGAAATAGATTTTGTTGCAGTGTCATTCGTTAGAACGGCAAATGATGTAAACGTTATTAGAAGAATACTTGAAGAAAATGCTGGTCAGCATATAGAATTAATATCTAAGATAGAAAGCCAGCAAGGTGTAGATAACATAGATGAAATCCTCCAAGTATCAGATGGAATAATGGTAGCTCGTGGTGACTTGGGAGTAGAAGTTCAAACTGAAGAAATACCTTTAATACAGAAAATGTTGATCCAAAAATGTAATATAGCTGGAAAGCCAGTTATTACAGCTACTCAAATGTTAGATTCCATGATGAGAAACCCTAGACCTACGAGAGCAGAGGTTACGGATGTAGCTAATGCTATACTTGATGGAAGTAGTGCAATAATGCTCTCAGGAGAAACTGCTGCAGGTAAATATCCTGTAGAGGCTGTTAAAATGATGCATAGCATAGCTATAACTACTGAAGATTCATTGGATTATGGTGAATTATTGAAGGCTAGAACTGCTATGACGCAATTAACAATCACCAATGCAATTGGTAAGGCAACTTGTACAACAGCACAAGACCTTGACGTAGCTGCAATAATTACAGCAACATCCTCTGGACATACATCTAAGGCTATATCCAAATTTAGACCAAAGGCACCTATAATAGCAGTAACAACTACAGAGTCAGTTAGAAGAAAACTAGCTTTAGAGTGGGGAGTGTATCCGATAACTGCTCCTGTGAGTACATCAACAGATGAGGTTTTAGAAAACTCCATCAGTGCAGCTATTAAGAATGAGTATGTAAGTGAAGGAGATTTAGTAGTTATCACAGCTGGTATTCCAGTAGGTTTATCAGGTACAACGAATATGATTAAAGTTCACACTATCGGTAAGGTTTTATTAATAGGTCAAGGAATTGGTAATAAAGTAGGTACAGGTAGAGTTTGTATCGGGAACTCAGAAGAGGACTTATTAGCTAATTTTGAAGATGGAGATATAATAGTTACTAACTGCACCCATAAGGAAATGGTAACTTTTATGGAAAGAGCCTCAGCTATAATTGCAGAAGAAGGAGGACTTACATCCCATAGTGCCATAGTTGGACTTAACTTAGAGAAGCCAACTATAGT